In Blastopirellula sp. J2-11, a single genomic region encodes these proteins:
- a CDS encoding riboflavin synthase has protein sequence MFTGLVETLGSIVAVTRQGPGVLMLVECGLVAEGAAIGDSVAINGCCLTVIEISGSQLAFEAGEETLSKTNLGKLAGGDAVNLERALRAGDRLGGHYVTGHVDGVGQVDERQDDAEWSKFWFRVAPELALQMAAKGSVAVDGVSLTLVDVEEKRFSVALIPHTLSVTTLGGRQVGDAVNIETDLLAKYVERQLRGAAASS, from the coding sequence ATGTTTACCGGACTTGTCGAAACGCTCGGCTCGATCGTAGCCGTCACACGGCAGGGCCCCGGCGTTTTGATGCTGGTCGAGTGCGGACTGGTCGCTGAAGGCGCCGCGATCGGCGACAGCGTCGCGATCAACGGCTGCTGTTTGACGGTGATTGAGATCTCCGGATCGCAATTGGCTTTCGAAGCGGGGGAAGAAACGTTGAGCAAAACCAACCTGGGCAAACTCGCCGGCGGCGATGCGGTTAATCTCGAGCGAGCCTTGCGGGCCGGCGATCGACTGGGCGGACATTACGTCACCGGTCATGTCGACGGAGTAGGGCAGGTCGACGAGCGTCAGGACGACGCCGAGTGGTCGAAGTTTTGGTTTCGCGTCGCGCCGGAGTTGGCGCTGCAGATGGCGGCCAAAGGTTCGGTCGCGGTCGACGGCGTCAGCTTGACGTTGGTCGATGTCGAGGAGAAACGTTTTAGCGTCGCACTGATTCCGCATACGTTGTCGGTGACGACGCTGGGGGGCCGTCAGGTGGGAGACGCTGTGAATATCGAGACCGATTTGCTCGCCAAATATGTCGAGCGACAACTGCGCGGCGCCGCCGCCAGTTCCTAA